The DNA segment ACAAAGATGGGACATTTTTATTGCCATTTTGCTTCCTTTTTCGATTCTTAATTTTTTGATTAGTTTTTATTGCGAACCACGCCCTTAGAACGCACCTAGGGCATCTGAAGCAAATGGATAACAAAATTGTAAAATCGCTTGAAGATCGGCAACATCACATTTGAGTCTCTTTGATGTCACTTTTTTATCATTTACTTAAAAGTCATAAGCTTGCACTATCAACAGCCAATGAATACGTAACAATGTGTATCGACTAATATGTTAAAAGTTGACTTGTCTAGCGCAGTCATTATTAATGTCTCGTCTAATCAAGCAGCGGGTAATGTAGGTGTTTAGGGGAATGAAGCTCGGTGATTATCGAGTTGGTACGTGGTGGATTGTTGCCCGCGAGCTAAAACTCATCCGTTACGATGAACAGCATCAGTTGATTGAAGAATCCTTGCCACCTAAGGTGTTTGAGGTGCTGTTAAAATTGGTGACCTCAGCAGATCACACTGTCACCCGTAATGAACTGATTGAAGACGTGTGGGCTGGTAATGTCTCGGTGGGAACTCGAGGTATCACCAATGCCATTTACGCCCTAAGAAAACTGCTGGATGAAGGCGATGAGCGAAGTATCAACACCATCTCCAAAACGGGCTATCAGCTATTGTTACCAGTCTCTAGGCCCACCGAATCGTTCAAACCTGATACCTTGCCTTCAAGCAAGCGATCACGCGTAAACTTTCGCACCATGATGCTAGTCGCTGCGACTTTGGCAGTGCTCTTCCTTTTGATGGTGTCTTATTTTGTGACCCGCGAGCCAGCTGCGTCCGTCATTCGTTACTCTAAACCCGAACCTATTAGTTATCTTGAAGGCATTGAAGAAACGCCATCAGTCTCACCCGACGGTAAGTCGTTGGCGTTTATGTGGATGAAGGACAACGAACCCGCCAGAATTTTTGTGCAATCACTCACAGAGGCCAATGCCACACTACGCCAGTTGAGTTTTAGTGAATTCAATGAAACGACTCCCACCTGGTCGCCGGATGGCAAGCAGATAGCGTATTTGAGATTGGATGATTCTGGAGCCTGTGAGGTATGGATTAAAGAACTCAAAACCGTCCAGGAGCGAAAGCTCACAAGCTGCGTTCAAGAGCGGTACCATAAGGCGCTAGATTGGTCCCCATCCGGAAAGTTTTTAGCCCTCATAGATGCCACAGCGTCGGGCAATACCGCCGTCTTCCTATATGAGTTATCGAGTGGAAAGAAAACCCAAGTCAGCTTTCCCAAACAAGGGGAGCGGGATCACCAATTAGCTTGGGCACATGCCTCCGACACCCTCGCATTTATCAGAGCGCTGGGCACATTTACCTATGATTTATACTTACTGCCATTCGGGGAACAGGTACAACGGTTAACCCATGATGAGGTTCCTATACACGGACTGACTTGGGATATCGATGATAAAGGCATAGTATTCAACTCCGTTCGTGATGGTGGACACGCCTATTGGCGTTACCTCGTCGCCAGCGCCGACATTGAGTTTGTGCACCGTGACCAAACACCTTTTAACATTGTCGCGCTGCCACAATCTAAATCCTATGCCTATGTAAAACATGCATCTCAGGAGCAATTGGTCTACATACATGACGCTAAAGAACAAGTTATCGAGTCGACAGGGCGAGACTTATATGGCGTCATCTCACCCGACCGCCAACAACTTGCCTTTCTATCCAATCGCAGCGGGAAATTTGAGATTTGGGTCAGCGATACATTTGGCAGACAAGCGTTTCAGCTCACCAACTCACAAGGCTTACCCGATTTAGCCTCCTGGTCCCCGGACGGACACAGCATCTTAACCGTGGTGGATTCTGCCAATGAAAAACCTAAAGTCATTCAGACTGCAGTCTCCTCCAGAGAACAAAAACCTTATTGCAGGATGGTTTTCAATATCGAAATCCTGTGTGGGCGGATTCCACAAACACCATAATGGTCTCCAGCAACCGTGGCGGTGATTGGCAACTCTGGCGGTACGATATTAAGTCGCGCAGCTTCGAACAACTGACCCGCGCAGGTGGCCAATATGGTATCTATATTAAAAACACCTTGTACTACACGCGCCCTAACACTGCTGGATTATGGCGACAAACCGCATCGGGAGTGGATGAAAACCTAATCCCCGCATTGGCAGCAGATGACTGGGGGAACTGGGTCTATCAAGATGGGGGAATCTATTTCATCAAAAGAGATAAAGATGCTGACAAGCTGATTTACTGGAAAGACGGTACTGAGCAGGAAATTCAATCCTTTGCAAAGGGCAGTATTAAAATTCACCGAAGCCTTTCCATCGATGTAGAGCGAAACATAGTTGTGACTAAGCTGGGAAAACGCGCTGCCAATATTCTCACGATCGCCCCGATAAAGGATGGAGCCTGACAGAACTTAGCTAACTTGATTAATTCATCTCTTTGACATGTCAAATGGCAGTGAAAACGTGCACAAGGCTTAAGACCATAGTGTTTGCTTTAAAACAGTACCGAATGCAAACAAAAAAAGCGGCGAGTGAAAAAGCAAAATAGATGCTAACGAGCAGATTTTAGACACAAAAAAACCGACTCTAGGTCGGTTTGAGTCCCTTTGGAAGGGATGGTACCAGAGGACGGACTCGAACCGTCACGCTTTTAAGGGCGGCGGATTTTGAATCCGCTGTGTCTACCGATTTCACCACTCTGGCATTATCAAAATTAGAGCTAACAAAAACAAGCAGCTGGCTCTAAGTGCTGGGAATTATACCTTTGCCTTTGACAATGGCAAGCCCTTTTCAAAGGCAGGATAGTAAATTAGT comes from the Shewanella seohaensis genome and includes:
- a CDS encoding winged helix-turn-helix domain-containing protein, with translation MKLGDYRVGTWWIVARELKLIRYDEQHQLIEESLPPKVFEVLLKLVTSADHTVTRNELIEDVWAGNVSVGTRGITNAIYALRKLLDEGDERSINTISKTGYQLLLPVSRPTESFKPDTLPSSKRSRVNFRTMMLVAATLAVLFLLMVSYFVTREPAASVIRYSKPEPISYLEGIEETPSVSPDGKSLAFMWMKDNEPARIFVQSLTEANATLRQLSFSEFNETTPTWSPDGKQIAYLRLDDSGACEVWIKELKTVQERKLTSCVQERYHKALDWSPSGKFLALIDATASGNTAVFLYELSSGKKTQVSFPKQGERDHQLAWAHASDTLAFIRALGTFTYDLYLLPFGEQVQRLTHDEVPIHGLTWDIDDKGIVFNSVRDGGHAYWRYLVASADIEFVHRDQTPFNIVALPQSKSYAYVKHASQEQLVYIHDAKEQVIESTGRDLYGVISPDRQQLAFLSNRSGKFEIWVSDTFGRQAFQLTNSQGLPDLASWSPDGHSILTVVDSANEKPKVIQTAVSSREQKPYCRMVFNIEILCGRIPQTP